Below is a window of Streptomyces genisteinicus DNA.
CCCACCCTAATCGCCGACGACACCGCTCCGGCAGGCCCGTCCGGCACCCGTGACCGTCCCGTGCGTCACGCGGGACCCCGACGTGACGCACGCACCCCGGAGCGTGAAGACGTCCCGGACGAACCGGTGCAAACGGACGGGGCCGGCCCGTTCCCGGCGGCCCCGAACCTTCACGTCGTCCCGACGGGCCGAATCCTTCACGCCGTCACGTCAGGTCGAACTCGCCGTCCCGGGCGCCGAGGACGAACGCCCTCCACTCGGCCTCCGTGTAGCGGAGCACCGTCTCCGGATCGAGGGACGAGCGCATCGCCACGGCCCCGTTCGGGAGGTGCGCGATCTCGACGCGCTCCTCGTCCGGGCTCGTGCCCGGCGCCCCCAGCCATTCGACACCGGAGATGTCCAGGGCGTACAGCTCGTCCTTCTCCTGCGCGCTGCCCATGTGGGCTCCTTTCGCTCACGGCCGGACGAACGCCCGGACCGTCACACGGCGCCGTGTGCGCGTCGGCGCACGGCGCCGCACCCCGCCCGATCGTAGGGCAGGCCGACCGTGCTCCGGAGGGCCTTCGCGCCGCCCGCACACGACCGGGTGGCGGGGCCCGCCGGTCCGTCCTGCCCGCCGGCGGCCCGCCTGCCGTCCTGCATGCCGCGCGGGTGCGGCCGGTCCGTCCTGCGTCCGGGGGCGGGACGGTCCGTCCTGCGTCCGCGGGTGGGCCGGTGCCGCGGGTGGGTCAGTCCATCCGGCGTGCCATGCCCAGCAGTCCGGACTCGGCATCCGTCCCGCTCGTCATCACCCAGTGGCGCTCGCGTCCCGAACACCACAGGGTCACCCCGTCCGCCAGCGTGGGCAGGGCGGCGACCTCCGGCTGCGTCAGTCCCAGGATGCGGCCGATCTGCTGGGCCTCCTGCGGCGACACCCGCTGCACCCCGACAAGCGTCGACGCCCGCATCAACCGCGGTGCGACGGGGCTCAGATAGGGGAGCAGGGTCAGCACCGACTGCCACGGCGACGACACCACCCGGCCCCGCGGGGGCCGCATGCCGCAGTCGCGGATCACCACGACCGGGCTGCCCACGGTGGCGCCCATCGGGGGCACCCGCCCGACGTCGTGCAGCGTGATGCACTCCAGGCCCGCGCCCGCCGCCTGCGCCAGCGTCGTCCACTCCTGCCGGCGT
It encodes the following:
- a CDS encoding DUF397 domain-containing protein; the protein is MGSAQEKDELYALDISGVEWLGAPGTSPDEERVEIAHLPNGAVAMRSSLDPETVLRYTEAEWRAFVLGARDGEFDLT